The Fibrobacter sp. UWP2 genome has a window encoding:
- a CDS encoding energy transducer TonB — protein MKQDEERIEYFASSVDSSLLKIIVVAVVFHMLVVGACIAFHYVNLKPEPEMIPVFEMVKIPPTPQPPAPPKTQPPPPKPKPEPPKPKVNKELPPEIKPEPKEKPEEVHEEVPPEPEPPPEEPVDDFPVDDMDLPVAMEAPSLDPVGSVDMDPLMQVYLEQLKKIIMGNFKPPRDLKVDRSAKTTVQFTVDRFGGITGVLLKRSSGNKAWDHLSVRAIQISKVPELPPNYRAPSLVLNFNFTPN, from the coding sequence ATGAAGCAGGACGAAGAGAGAATAGAGTATTTCGCTTCGAGCGTCGACAGCTCGCTTTTGAAGATTATCGTTGTGGCGGTGGTCTTCCATATGCTCGTTGTCGGAGCCTGCATCGCCTTCCACTACGTAAATTTGAAACCGGAGCCCGAGATGATCCCGGTGTTCGAGATGGTGAAAATTCCGCCGACACCGCAACCGCCGGCCCCGCCCAAGACGCAGCCGCCTCCGCCCAAGCCCAAGCCGGAACCGCCCAAGCCCAAGGTGAACAAGGAGCTCCCGCCCGAGATTAAGCCCGAGCCCAAGGAAAAGCCTGAGGAGGTGCACGAGGAGGTTCCGCCGGAGCCGGAACCGCCGCCAGAGGAGCCAGTCGACGACTTCCCGGTCGACGACATGGATTTGCCCGTGGCGATGGAAGCGCCGAGCTTGGACCCGGTGGGCTCCGTAGACATGGACCCGCTTATGCAGGTCTACCTGGAACAGCTCAAGAAGATTATCATGGGCAACTTCAAGCCGCCCAGGGATTTGAAGGTGGACCGCTCTGCGAAGACGACGGTGCAGTTCACTGTGGACCGCTTTGGCGGCATCACGGGAGTTTTGCTCAAACGCTCTTCGGGCAACAAGGCATGGGATCACCTCTCGGTGCGAGCCATCCAGATTTCGAAGGTGCCCGAGCTGCCGCCCAACTACCGTGCCCCGAGCCTGGTGCTGAATTTCAACTTTACTCCAAACTAG
- the murA gene encoding UDP-N-acetylglucosamine 1-carboxyvinyltransferase — protein MYRFEVHQVKKPLEGEVQISGAKNAVLAVMAAALLADGVSEITNVPHLKDMKTMSDVLRVIGCRISGEAHQLKIDTRGADHLEAPYELVKTMRASFYVLGPLVARFGRCRVSLPGGCAWGPRPVDLHLKGLEALGAKINLTRGYVEATCEGRLPGGTFHFPISSVGATVNVLMAATLAKGTSVLQNAALEPEIDNLVDYLVSMGAKIQGRGTRTLTVQGVESLRPGKGFTIPDRIEAGTYLCAAAITRGRVKVTKVIPDHIASTLDAFRDMGCKVSVGADWAEVDARNVELKPITIQTLPFPGYPTDMQAPLMATLVSIPGNSVIQDTVYNDRFKHVAELQRLGADIQVNGNTATIKGGSKLEGTEIMGSDLRATAGLVLAAFIAEGESTVSRVYHLDRGYEDFENKMAKIGATVIRHSDDEEDDSF, from the coding sequence ATGTACCGCTTTGAAGTTCACCAGGTCAAAAAGCCGCTCGAAGGCGAAGTGCAGATTTCTGGCGCCAAGAACGCCGTGCTCGCCGTGATGGCGGCTGCGCTCCTCGCCGACGGCGTCTCCGAAATCACAAACGTGCCGCACCTCAAGGACATGAAGACGATGAGCGACGTGCTGCGCGTTATCGGCTGCCGTATCAGCGGAGAAGCACACCAGCTCAAGATTGACACGCGCGGCGCCGACCACCTGGAAGCGCCCTACGAGCTCGTGAAGACGATGCGCGCAAGCTTTTATGTTCTGGGCCCGCTTGTGGCGCGCTTCGGACGCTGCCGCGTCTCGCTCCCCGGCGGGTGCGCCTGGGGCCCCCGTCCCGTCGACCTCCATTTGAAGGGGCTCGAGGCGCTCGGCGCCAAAATCAACCTCACCCGCGGTTACGTGGAAGCCACCTGCGAAGGTCGCCTCCCCGGCGGTACGTTCCACTTCCCCATTTCGAGCGTCGGCGCCACCGTGAACGTGCTCATGGCGGCAACCCTTGCCAAGGGTACCAGCGTCCTGCAGAACGCGGCGCTGGAACCCGAAATCGACAACCTCGTCGATTACCTCGTCTCGATGGGCGCCAAAATCCAGGGCCGCGGTACCCGCACCCTCACGGTGCAGGGCGTCGAGAGCCTCCGCCCCGGCAAAGGGTTCACGATTCCCGACCGCATCGAAGCGGGGACATACCTCTGCGCCGCCGCCATCACCCGCGGACGCGTAAAAGTCACCAAAGTCATTCCCGACCACATCGCCTCTACCCTCGACGCCTTCCGCGACATGGGCTGCAAGGTAAGCGTCGGCGCGGACTGGGCCGAAGTCGACGCCCGCAACGTGGAACTCAAGCCCATCACCATCCAGACGCTTCCCTTCCCGGGATACCCCACCGACATGCAGGCGCCGCTCATGGCGACGCTCGTCTCGATTCCGGGAAACAGCGTCATACAGGATACCGTCTATAACGACCGCTTCAAGCACGTGGCCGAACTGCAGCGTCTCGGCGCCGACATCCAGGTCAACGGCAACACCGCGACCATCAAGGGCGGCTCCAAGCTCGAAGGCACCGAAATCATGGGCAGCGACCTCCGCGCCACCGCGGGGCTTGTGCTCGCCGCGTTCATCGCCGAAGGCGAAAGCACCGTGAGCCGCGTGTACCACTTGGACCGCGGTTACGAAGACTTCGAAAACAAGATGGCGAAAATCGGCGCGACCGTCATCCGCCACAGCGACGACGAAGAAGACGACAGCTTCTAA
- a CDS encoding RDD family protein, which produces MKWFYIDESITDGERRQGPYTIEEIHDFVNQGKITDSTLVWHSGEEGWKTWKEALETEKKAEMEGLESSRDELLQSTINELLKEQIREFESKRFAGFFARALAYTIDNVILGLVGGVILFALGSGGLVDLETIQVAAANYAGDPTSGESLNKLIEAPGMSTFLTVWSIVQTIYFIVFHAIYSATPGKKLFHIHVETAYGEKLNWPISIARYLCSVLTQFTMFFYGLGYLIVLFDPKRRALHDWIARTFVVYDTPKQTSNGNKKEN; this is translated from the coding sequence ATGAAATGGTTTTATATCGACGAGAGCATTACCGACGGAGAACGTAGGCAAGGCCCTTATACTATCGAAGAAATTCACGACTTTGTAAACCAGGGTAAAATCACCGACAGCACCCTGGTGTGGCACAGCGGCGAAGAAGGCTGGAAAACTTGGAAAGAGGCCCTAGAAACCGAGAAAAAGGCCGAAATGGAAGGGCTAGAATCCTCCCGCGACGAACTTTTGCAAAGCACCATCAACGAGCTCCTCAAGGAGCAAATCCGCGAATTCGAGAGCAAGCGCTTTGCGGGCTTTTTCGCACGAGCCCTCGCCTACACCATAGACAACGTTATTTTGGGCTTGGTGGGCGGGGTTATTTTATTCGCCCTCGGTTCCGGCGGCCTGGTTGACCTGGAGACCATCCAGGTGGCTGCCGCCAACTACGCCGGCGATCCGACCTCGGGTGAATCGCTGAACAAGCTCATCGAGGCACCGGGCATGAGCACCTTCCTCACCGTTTGGAGTATTGTCCAAACTATTTACTTTATCGTTTTCCACGCCATTTACTCGGCGACGCCCGGCAAAAAGCTGTTTCACATCCATGTGGAAACCGCCTACGGCGAAAAGCTGAACTGGCCAATTTCCATTGCGCGCTACCTGTGCAGCGTGCTCACGCAGTTCACCATGTTTTTTTACGGTCTCGGCTACCTCATTGTGCTGTTTGACCCCAAGCGCCGCGCCCTCCACGACTGGATTGCAAGGACATTCGTCGTGTACGACACGCCCAAGCAAACGAGTAACGGCAACAAAAAGGAGAATTAG
- a CDS encoding tol-pal system YbgF family protein produces MALVLAGCSQVTMLRTQEMKAVGTDVQVAVLSNLDSSVQYLSAQNDSLRAELDSIKSQMALQKRMMAEITMLSRRMGDESERNDSRQEEIIYRLDMLLGKSDKILAKKVVVSGAPQAPMSMDSLEREAEKLVEAEAMFNTARSDYHRGEYKLAYSGFKQVYEQMKTGELAENSLYWMGLCLIDVNQIDKAKKVFVGLADAFPEGQKACITMFKLASIYGTEGNVDMQKQYLQKILNSKNCASSAEFEQAAGILQELLEKDTPTPVPAAEGSEAQQQAPQQ; encoded by the coding sequence ATGGCACTTGTCCTTGCCGGCTGCTCGCAGGTCACTATGCTCCGTACGCAGGAGATGAAGGCCGTGGGTACCGACGTGCAGGTGGCGGTCCTCAGCAATCTCGATTCTAGCGTCCAGTACCTGAGCGCACAGAACGATTCCCTGCGCGCCGAGCTGGATTCCATCAAGTCGCAGATGGCCTTGCAAAAACGCATGATGGCCGAAATCACCATGCTTTCGCGCCGCATGGGTGACGAATCCGAACGTAACGATTCCCGCCAGGAAGAAATCATCTACCGCCTGGACATGCTGCTCGGCAAGTCCGACAAGATCTTGGCGAAGAAGGTCGTGGTGAGCGGTGCCCCGCAGGCGCCCATGTCCATGGACAGCCTCGAGCGCGAAGCCGAGAAGCTCGTGGAGGCCGAAGCCATGTTCAACACCGCGCGTTCCGACTACCATCGCGGCGAATACAAGCTCGCTTACTCCGGCTTCAAGCAGGTGTACGAGCAGATGAAGACGGGCGAACTCGCCGAGAATTCCCTCTACTGGATGGGACTCTGCCTGATTGACGTCAATCAAATAGACAAGGCCAAGAAGGTGTTCGTGGGCCTGGCCGATGCGTTCCCCGAAGGGCAAAAGGCTTGCATCACCATGTTCAAGCTCGCCTCCATCTATGGCACTGAAGGCAACGTGGACATGCAAAAGCAGTACCTGCAGAAAATCCTGAACAGCAAGAATTGCGCCTCGTCGGCGGAGTTCGAGCAGGCCGCAGGAATCTTGCAGGAATTGCTTGAAAAGGATACGCCCACGCCGGTTCCTGCAGCCGAAGGCTCCGAAGCACAGCAGCAGGCTCCGCAACAGTAA
- a CDS encoding OmpA family protein: MKNIVKIAIISVAACLVVAGCSKKEPPKTEPTPEAAPVAEAPAAPAEPAVNADSLAAEQARLEAERLEAERARLEALINQIMSEDVYFDFDRFELTEKAKELLAQVGELLIKEKRFTITIEGHTDARGTEDYNFTLGAKRAMKVKEFLTAYGIEGERMESVSYGKEAPKAQGETEEAYSQNRRANFRVNIKQ; encoded by the coding sequence ATGAAAAACATCGTTAAGATCGCCATTATCTCTGTAGCCGCTTGCCTCGTTGTGGCTGGCTGCTCCAAAAAAGAACCGCCCAAGACGGAACCGACTCCGGAAGCGGCTCCTGTCGCCGAAGCCCCTGCCGCTCCGGCCGAGCCCGCGGTGAACGCCGACTCCCTCGCTGCCGAACAGGCTCGCCTCGAAGCCGAACGCCTTGAAGCTGAACGCGCCCGCTTGGAAGCGCTCATCAATCAGATTATGAGTGAAGATGTGTACTTCGACTTTGACCGCTTTGAACTCACGGAAAAGGCCAAGGAACTCCTGGCCCAGGTGGGCGAGCTCCTGATCAAGGAAAAGCGCTTCACGATTACGATCGAGGGCCACACCGATGCCCGCGGTACCGAAGATTACAACTTCACGCTCGGTGCCAAGCGTGCCATGAAGGTTAAGGAATTCCTCACTGCTTACGGTATCGAAGGCGAACGCATGGAATCTGTGAGCTACGGTAAGGAAGCTCCGAAGGCACAGGGCGAAACTGAAGAAGCTTACTCCCAGAACCGCCGTGCCAACTTCCGCGTGAACATCAAGCAGTAA
- a CDS encoding ribonuclease HII produces the protein MKFKAPAFLEGVTTPVAGEAAFRNYAKGKIVVGVDEVGRGPLAGPVVACAAVLKAPDALLTLNDSKKLSRPKREAMFDSVKDACVCYAIASASVEEIDTMNILEADFLAMRRALTALGMPGLDAPAPEIPVECRGSLAESAALFEAHSACVDLFTPPAPDVLVAVDGNLKIHGVPEDMQIPVVKGDGLVASISAASILAKVFRDRYMDALEQKYPGYGFDKHAGYGTKFHLDAIRKLGFTPAHRKSFHPKGL, from the coding sequence ATGAAGTTTAAAGCGCCTGCTTTTTTGGAGGGCGTCACGACGCCCGTGGCGGGGGAGGCTGCCTTCCGCAATTACGCCAAGGGCAAGATTGTCGTTGGGGTCGATGAAGTTGGCCGAGGACCTTTGGCTGGCCCTGTGGTGGCTTGCGCCGCAGTGCTCAAGGCGCCCGATGCGCTCCTCACGCTTAATGACTCCAAAAAGCTTTCGCGGCCCAAGCGCGAGGCGATGTTCGATTCGGTAAAGGATGCCTGCGTTTGCTATGCCATCGCAAGCGCGAGCGTCGAGGAAATCGACACGATGAACATTTTGGAGGCGGATTTTTTGGCGATGCGCCGTGCTTTGACGGCGTTGGGAATGCCCGGCCTGGATGCGCCCGCACCCGAGATCCCCGTGGAGTGCAGGGGATCCCTTGCCGAGAGCGCCGCCCTATTCGAGGCCCATAGTGCCTGTGTCGACTTGTTCACCCCGCCGGCTCCCGATGTGCTTGTGGCGGTAGACGGAAACCTCAAGATTCACGGGGTTCCGGAGGACATGCAAATCCCGGTGGTGAAGGGCGATGGCCTTGTGGCGAGCATCTCGGCGGCCTCCATTTTGGCGAAGGTTTTTCGTGACCGTTACATGGACGCTCTCGAGCAAAAATACCCGGGTTACGGCTTTGACAAGCACGCTGGTTACGGCACCAAGTTTCATTTGGATGCAATCCGTAAACTCGGCTTTACACCGGCGCACCGCAAGAGCTTCCACCCCAAGGGCCTCTAG
- the rapA gene encoding RNA polymerase-associated protein RapA, translating into MRNFMPGQRFVSQSEPDLGLGVVAEVQGRTVKFNFPLVGQVRMYRTDSAPVDRFILQPGETAKNEKGVSFVIESLREANDLVIYVGRGGREMKESDLTAKQMARPSDLFRELTKIGVSNASPGKDVSAKAFERRRRAMEISCKWQSSPVRGMIGPRVSMIPHQYYLCHRACSTSALPRLMLSDEVGLGKTIEAGMIWHALKARGRVQRTLIIVPETLKHQWMVEMKRRFNHLFTLVDEGYIRGLFVGVANDETKPNPFLQSNDIIVSIEFLMGQPALIEDLLKCTWDMTIIDEAHHLVCEDGFTSHEYMLANAVLAKSRGVLLLTGTPLQLHPESQFNRLKMLDPARFADYNAFIKDQEAYRKLVNDLSKLPTDPNHQMSWDDLYECVPKNSKIRPWLEQENSKSMTAGEWMRRIVDGMGTGSVVFRNTRKGVGGFPKRVLDEIPLEPDEVYREMVDVAAERDLEASTDIQENGLLCTRYSDAWAKDERFVWLKGFLKEHKDDKILLICESIEVVLALESLLTDFLGEGAFSMFHEDMTIMARDKAAANFSKPNGANLLIASEIGSEGRNFQFSHHLVLFDLPLDAALVEQRIGRLDRIGQTKDIIVHVPYVKGSGQEVMFRWYNEGLNAFGAPLMSGGELFLKYTDSLIEALADPRHCLENFVKEVIPQVKKDCEAMRKNIEKGRDRLLEFNSRNPEKAKEITDEILRVDGEKEMQELLQESLHARGLDIDKSSIPGCFVITQGPQIEEGTVAGMPSRGMVAVQNEEDEQEAGNICLTATFDRNVAMVHDEVDFLSLEHPLAQGVIDYETSANHGVVACCIWPESGLKGLMMQYSFAVELPVPEEWGMSDLVGPRYVTALVDASGADQSVNLEKLSKAVLRDVNVPQGNKAVDATLRFFAKEGLAKARQVVSGAAKEYAERAADLVEVRSEQEYQRMNHLLTMRGKAAGNAELQQLRKNVQDRRKVVANPQLRLDAIRLLVCR; encoded by the coding sequence ATGAGAAATTTTATGCCGGGCCAACGTTTTGTTAGCCAGTCAGAACCCGATTTGGGTCTCGGAGTCGTTGCCGAAGTTCAAGGACGTACAGTCAAGTTCAATTTCCCGCTGGTGGGCCAGGTCCGCATGTACCGTACCGACAGCGCGCCGGTGGACCGTTTTATTTTGCAGCCGGGCGAGACGGCTAAGAACGAGAAGGGGGTCTCCTTTGTCATTGAGTCCCTCCGTGAGGCGAACGACCTGGTGATTTACGTGGGCCGCGGTGGCCGAGAAATGAAGGAATCGGACCTCACGGCGAAGCAGATGGCGCGCCCGAGCGACCTTTTCCGCGAACTCACCAAGATTGGCGTCTCGAACGCGAGTCCCGGCAAGGATGTCTCGGCAAAGGCGTTTGAACGCCGCCGTCGCGCCATGGAGATCTCTTGCAAGTGGCAGTCCTCGCCGGTCCGCGGTATGATTGGCCCCCGTGTGAGCATGATCCCGCACCAGTATTACCTTTGTCACCGCGCCTGCTCGACTTCGGCGTTGCCGCGCCTGATGCTCAGCGACGAAGTGGGCTTGGGCAAGACCATCGAGGCGGGCATGATTTGGCACGCCCTCAAGGCGCGTGGCCGTGTGCAGCGTACGCTCATTATTGTGCCCGAGACGCTAAAGCACCAGTGGATGGTCGAGATGAAGCGCCGCTTTAACCACTTGTTCACGCTGGTGGACGAGGGCTACATTCGCGGGCTCTTTGTGGGTGTCGCCAACGACGAGACCAAGCCGAACCCGTTTTTGCAGAGCAACGACATTATTGTGTCAATCGAGTTCTTAATGGGCCAGCCCGCTTTGATCGAGGACTTGCTCAAGTGCACCTGGGACATGACTATCATTGACGAAGCGCACCACCTGGTTTGCGAGGACGGTTTTACGAGCCACGAGTATATGCTCGCGAACGCGGTGCTTGCGAAGTCGAGGGGTGTGCTGCTGTTGACGGGTACGCCGCTCCAGTTGCACCCTGAATCGCAGTTCAACCGCCTCAAAATGTTGGACCCCGCGCGCTTTGCCGACTACAACGCCTTTATCAAGGACCAGGAAGCCTACCGCAAGCTGGTGAACGACCTGAGCAAGCTGCCCACCGACCCGAACCACCAAATGAGCTGGGACGATCTGTACGAATGCGTGCCCAAGAACTCCAAGATTCGTCCGTGGTTGGAACAGGAAAACTCCAAGTCGATGACGGCGGGCGAGTGGATGCGCCGCATTGTCGACGGCATGGGCACGGGCTCGGTGGTGTTCCGCAATACCCGCAAGGGCGTGGGCGGGTTCCCCAAGCGTGTTCTGGACGAGATCCCGCTGGAACCCGATGAAGTGTACCGCGAAATGGTGGATGTCGCCGCCGAACGCGACCTGGAAGCCTCGACCGACATCCAGGAGAATGGCCTGCTTTGCACGCGCTACAGCGACGCCTGGGCAAAGGACGAACGCTTTGTGTGGCTCAAGGGCTTTTTGAAGGAACACAAGGACGACAAGATTCTTTTGATTTGCGAATCCATCGAGGTGGTGCTTGCGCTGGAGTCCCTGTTGACGGACTTTTTGGGCGAGGGCGCGTTCTCGATGTTCCACGAAGACATGACCATTATGGCCCGTGACAAGGCGGCGGCGAACTTCAGCAAGCCGAACGGCGCCAATTTGCTCATCGCCTCCGAAATCGGTTCAGAAGGCCGCAACTTTCAGTTCTCGCACCATTTGGTCTTGTTCGACCTGCCGCTGGATGCGGCGCTGGTGGAACAGCGCATTGGCCGCCTGGACCGCATTGGCCAGACCAAGGACATTATTGTGCACGTGCCCTATGTGAAGGGGAGCGGGCAGGAGGTGATGTTCCGCTGGTACAACGAGGGCCTCAACGCCTTTGGGGCGCCACTCATGAGCGGTGGTGAACTATTCCTCAAGTATACCGACAGCTTGATCGAGGCGCTTGCCGACCCGCGTCACTGCCTCGAGAATTTTGTGAAGGAAGTGATCCCGCAGGTCAAAAAAGATTGCGAGGCCATGCGCAAGAACATCGAGAAGGGTCGCGACCGCCTGCTGGAATTTAATTCGCGCAATCCCGAGAAGGCGAAGGAAATCACCGACGAGATCCTGCGCGTCGACGGCGAAAAGGAAATGCAGGAATTGCTGCAGGAATCGCTCCACGCCCGTGGACTCGACATCGACAAGAGTTCCATCCCGGGGTGCTTTGTGATTACGCAGGGCCCGCAAATTGAGGAGGGCACCGTTGCCGGCATGCCGAGTCGTGGCATGGTGGCGGTGCAGAACGAGGAAGACGAACAGGAAGCCGGCAACATTTGCCTTACGGCGACGTTTGACCGCAATGTGGCGATGGTCCACGACGAGGTCGACTTCTTGAGCTTGGAGCATCCGTTGGCGCAGGGCGTTATAGACTACGAGACCAGCGCGAACCACGGTGTGGTGGCTTGCTGCATTTGGCCGGAGTCGGGACTCAAGGGTCTCATGATGCAGTACAGTTTTGCTGTGGAGTTGCCCGTGCCTGAAGAGTGGGGCATGAGCGACCTGGTGGGGCCGCGTTACGTGACGGCGCTGGTCGATGCCTCGGGTGCCGACCAGAGCGTGAATCTCGAAAAGCTCTCGAAGGCGGTTCTCCGCGACGTGAACGTGCCGCAAGGTAACAAGGCGGTGGATGCCACGCTTCGGTTCTTTGCCAAAGAGGGACTTGCCAAGGCTCGCCAGGTTGTGTCGGGTGCTGCCAAGGAGTACGCCGAGCGCGCAGCCGACTTGGTCGAAGTTCGCTCGGAACAGGAGTACCAGCGCATGAACCACTTGTTGACCATGCGCGGCAAGGCGGCCGGCAATGCCGAACTGCAGCAACTCCGCAAAAACGTCCAGGACCGCCGCAAGGTGGTGGCGAATCCGCAGCTTAGGCTCGACGCCATTAGACTTTTGGTTTGCAGGTAA
- a CDS encoding MotA/TolQ/ExbB proton channel family protein — protein sequence MNSSIPLVQMVMQSDIATIVVLCILAVMSLGSWGIIIVKYIAYRHSKHANAEFYRKFSTVTQFVQLQGLCETGDDSALRRLTAEVLKEASKFSNFVSYDSIQHRASLLEDTIQRSIEGLRLTEDRYLGFLASCSNLAPFFGLLGTVWGIMIAFFEIGQHGSADLSVVAPGIAMALITTVGGLVVAIPASAGYNYFASCNGQNEISYFNFGSQVLSLFKRGDLLALEEVAG from the coding sequence TTGAACAGCTCTATACCTCTCGTTCAAATGGTGATGCAATCCGACATTGCCACTATCGTGGTGCTTTGCATCTTGGCGGTCATGTCCCTGGGTTCGTGGGGCATCATTATTGTGAAGTACATCGCTTACCGCCACAGCAAGCACGCCAACGCCGAGTTCTACCGTAAGTTCAGTACGGTGACGCAGTTCGTGCAACTGCAGGGCCTTTGCGAGACCGGCGACGACAGTGCGCTCCGCCGCCTGACCGCCGAAGTGCTCAAGGAAGCCTCCAAGTTCAGTAATTTTGTGAGTTACGACTCCATCCAGCACCGCGCCTCCCTGCTAGAGGACACCATCCAACGCTCCATCGAGGGCCTCCGCCTTACCGAAGACCGCTATCTCGGTTTTTTGGCGAGTTGCTCGAACCTCGCCCCGTTCTTCGGCCTCTTAGGTACGGTCTGGGGCATCATGATCGCGTTCTTTGAAATAGGCCAGCATGGCTCCGCCGACCTCTCTGTGGTGGCACCGGGTATCGCCATGGCGCTTATCACTACCGTGGGCGGCCTCGTGGTTGCCATCCCCGCCTCGGCAGGCTACAACTACTTTGCCAGCTGCAACGGGCAAAACGAGATTTCGTACTTCAACTTTGGATCCCAGGTGTTGAGCTTGTTCAAGCGCGGCGACTTGCTTGCCTTGGAAGAAGTGGCCGGCTAG
- a CDS encoding translocation protein TolB: MEKTLKMPRRLALAMSVLFVLVCPSVPYASIDTIAVDVGISVFKTMPIGVVPFEEQKGIDWVEEKPHQILTRDANLSGRFDVVASDKFNLALFSRSRAEYYVTGKVQPKAGGLLRVDCYLYVSKSKDLLLGESYTVSQNDLRRAMHGFFDNVTKRLCGERGVASTRLAYVSKIDGVKQVVVSDYDGFHRSQVTRDSSISMMPVWTLGNKGLVYVNFKTNRPRLYTKRLGGKEQPLFTQFDQTYSPAVNPRTGELLFSSTKDGKTDLYLGNMQTGAARKFAYLKSNQTSPAWSPYATEVLFTSDRGGGPQIFVMGKDGSDMRRVTFMGRYNERASWSPNGDRIVYTSMDNGKMNIYTCALDGSDIVQLTSNAGNNEHPTWSPDGKLIAFSSNRSGSYQIYIMRFDGANVTRITQGGENTAPTWSWFYEDNSKQTTKEGAK, from the coding sequence ATGGAAAAAACTTTGAAGATGCCGCGTCGCCTAGCCTTAGCGATGTCCGTGCTGTTTGTTTTGGTTTGCCCGTCGGTGCCCTATGCGTCTATCGATACCATCGCGGTCGATGTGGGGATCTCTGTTTTCAAGACGATGCCCATTGGTGTTGTGCCCTTTGAAGAGCAAAAGGGCATTGACTGGGTGGAAGAAAAACCGCACCAGATTTTGACGCGCGACGCGAACCTCTCCGGACGTTTTGACGTGGTCGCCTCCGACAAGTTCAACCTGGCACTTTTTAGCCGCAGCCGTGCCGAGTACTACGTGACGGGCAAGGTGCAGCCCAAGGCGGGAGGACTTTTGCGCGTAGATTGCTACCTCTACGTTTCCAAGAGCAAGGATCTGCTTTTGGGCGAGAGCTACACCGTTTCGCAAAACGACTTGCGCCGCGCGATGCATGGGTTCTTTGACAATGTGACCAAACGCCTTTGCGGCGAGCGCGGTGTGGCGAGCACACGCCTTGCGTATGTCTCCAAGATCGACGGCGTCAAGCAGGTCGTGGTCTCGGATTACGATGGATTCCACCGCAGCCAGGTGACGCGCGATTCCAGCATCAGCATGATGCCCGTTTGGACGCTCGGCAACAAGGGACTTGTGTACGTGAATTTCAAGACGAACCGCCCGCGGCTCTATACCAAGCGCCTGGGTGGCAAGGAACAGCCTCTCTTTACGCAGTTCGACCAAACTTACAGCCCCGCGGTGAACCCGCGCACGGGCGAACTCCTTTTCTCGAGCACCAAGGACGGCAAGACTGACCTTTACCTGGGCAATATGCAGACCGGTGCCGCCCGCAAGTTCGCCTACCTCAAGAGCAACCAGACGAGCCCCGCGTGGAGCCCGTACGCGACCGAGGTTTTGTTCACTAGCGACCGCGGTGGTGGACCGCAAATTTTTGTGATGGGCAAGGACGGGAGCGACATGCGCCGCGTGACCTTCATGGGCCGTTACAACGAGCGTGCGAGTTGGTCCCCGAACGGTGACCGCATTGTCTATACCTCGATGGACAACGGCAAGATGAACATCTATACCTGCGCGCTCGACGGGAGCGACATTGTGCAGCTCACGAGCAACGCTGGAAACAACGAACACCCCACGTGGTCGCCCGACGGCAAGCTCATTGCCTTTAGCAGCAACCGCAGCGGGAGCTACCAGATTTACATTATGCGCTTTGACGGCGCGAACGTGACCCGCATTACGCAGGGTGGCGAGAATACCGCCCCCACGTGGTCGTGGTTCTACGAGGACAATTCAAAACAAACAACCAAAGAAGGTGCCAAATGA
- a CDS encoding biopolymer transporter ExbD, translating into MKRSRGKELKQEMNLTNMIDVVFSILIVFIISAPLMSQGVKVDLPKAEAPTMEQEKMLKVSITKQEEIYIADMQVDFSSFNNVFKSLWNGDMAVVINSDEDVHYGLVMKVVSQVQKLGVTKLGFLTMNPKENPGK; encoded by the coding sequence GTGAAGCGTAGCCGTGGAAAAGAACTGAAGCAGGAGATGAACCTGACGAACATGATTGACGTCGTGTTCTCGATTCTGATCGTTTTCATCATCTCTGCCCCGTTGATGAGCCAGGGCGTCAAGGTGGACTTGCCCAAGGCCGAAGCACCCACCATGGAACAAGAGAAAATGCTGAAGGTCTCCATCACCAAGCAGGAGGAAATCTACATCGCCGACATGCAGGTGGATTTCAGCAGCTTTAACAACGTGTTCAAGTCCCTTTGGAATGGCGACATGGCGGTCGTCATCAACTCTGACGAAGACGTGCATTATGGCTTGGTGATGAAGGTTGTCTCGCAGGTGCAAAAGCTGGGCGTGACCAAGCTGGGATTCTTGACGATGAACCCCAAAGAAAATCCAGGTAAATGA